One stretch of Camelus bactrianus isolate YW-2024 breed Bactrian camel chromosome 21, ASM4877302v1, whole genome shotgun sequence DNA includes these proteins:
- the RAB25 gene encoding ras-related protein Rab-25, with protein MGNRNEEDYNFVFKVVLIGESGVGKTNLLSRFTRNEFSHDSRTTIGVEFSTRTVMLGTAAVKAQIWDTAGLERYRAITSAYYRGAVGALLVFDLTKHQTYAVVERWLKELYDHAEATIVVMLVGNKSDLSQAREVPTDEARMFAENNGLLFLETSALDSTNVELAFETVLKEIFAKVSKQSQNSSRTSAVTLGSAQAGQELGPGEKRACCISL; from the exons ATGGGAAACAGAAACGAGGAAGATTATAACTTTGTCTTCAAGG TGGTGCTGATCGGTGAGTCTGGCGTGGGGAAGACCAATCTGCTATCCCGATTCACTCGCAATGAATTCAGCCACGACAGCCGCACCACCATCGGGGTTGAGTTCTCCACCCGCACTGTCATGCTGGGCACCGCCGCTGTCAAGGCTCAGATCTGGGACACGGCTGGCTTGGAGCGGTACCGAGCCATCACCTCGGC GTACTATCGTGGTGCGGTGGGGGCCCTACTGGTGTTTGACCTAACCAAGCACCAGACCTACGCCGTGGTAGAGCGCTGGCTGAAGGAGCTCTACGACCACGCCGAGGCCACTATCGTTGTCATGCTCGTGGGTAACAAGAGTGACCTCAGCCAGGCCCGGGAGGTGCCCACTGATGAGGCCCGCATGTTCGCTG AAAACAATGGGCTGCTATTCCTGGAGACCTCAGCCCTGGATTCCACCAATGTTGAGCTGGCATTTGAGACCGTCCTCAAAG AGATCTTCGCAAAGGTGTCCAAGCAGAGCCAGAACAGCAGCCGGACCAGTGCCGTCACTCTGGGCAGTGCCCAGGCTGGGCAGGAGCTGGGCCCTGGTGAGAAGAGGGCCTGTTGCATCAGCCTCTAA